Below is a genomic region from Isosphaeraceae bacterium EP7.
CGTGCTCACGCGCCGCGGGGTCCGACTTACGGACGCCGATCAAAGGGACGCCCACGCCGTAGAGGAACGCCTTGGACGGTAGCCCCTCGACCTCGAAGTCGCTGGCGAGCAGCAGTTCGTTGAGGTCGGCCTTCGTCCAGGGGGAGGTCTCCAGGACGACCTTGATGGTCTGCTCCTTGCCGTTCACCTTCAGCTTCACGTCTTCATTCGGCGAGATCTTGCCGCTCGACTTGGCGGCGCGGATCAGGCGATCGAGCCCCGCATTGTAGAAGTCGCAGGCCATCCGATACCGCGGGTCCGACGGAGAACGCCCGTCGGCCATGTCGGGATCGAACAGGAAGTCGTAAGCATACGCGACCGTGTCGAGGTAGCGATCCAGGGCCCCCGGCTTGCGCTTGCGGTCGAGCTTGCGTCCTTCGACCCACGACAGCTCCGCAAGCGCGAAGACAAGGTCGGGGTCGGTCTGCAAGCGTGCACGCCGCTCCAGGCGCGAGATCGCGCCGTCGGGGCTGGTTTTGTACATCCCCTCGAGGTCGAACCGCTTGAGGGTCTCGACCGTGCGTTCGCCGGGGCGGTCCATCGCGGCGATCGTCCGCTGCCACGAGGCGTGGACCCGGTCCCCCTTGCTGGGGGTCACCGTGATGGTGTCGGCCCAGCCGATCAGGGACAGCGTCAGGGCGAGGGAAGCCAGGGACATGGGCGGGTCACTCCATCGACCCGGGCCCGACGCGGAGAGGGGTCGCGCGCCGGACTCGTCGCCTTCGGACACCTGTCACGACCGGCCCGTCCCGGACCGATCGGCTCTCTTCTACTGCGACCTCAGCCGAGCTTGCCCGTCTTAGGCACCAGGCAGATGGCTCTTGTAGTAGTCGATGACCTCGGCGATAGGCCCGTCGGCCATCACCCGGCCCTTCTCCATGCAGATCCCGCGGACGCAGAGACGCTTGAGCGTGTCCAGGTCGTGCGAGACGATGACGACGACGTTCGATCGGTCGAGCAGCCCGGCGATCCGGTCCTTGGCCTTCTGCGCGAAGGTCGCGTCGCCAGTGCCCAGAGACTCGTCGATCAGGAGGATGTCCGGGTCGATCTCCGTGGCAATCGCGAAGGCGAGACGCATGTACATGCCGGTTGAATAATACTTCAACGGCAGGTTTGCGAACTCCTCCAGGCCCGTGAACTCGATGATCCCGGCGACCTTCTGCTCCATGATCTTGCGCGAGTAACCCAGCATCGCGCCGTTGAGCAGGATGTTCTCCGTGCCCGACAGCTCGGGGTTGAACCCCGCGCCCATCTCGATCAGCGGGGCCACCGACCCGCTCACGTTGAGCTGGCCGCTGGTCGGCGGATAGATCCGCGCCATCAGCCTCAGCAGCGTGCTCTTGCCGGCCCCGTTATGGCCGATGATGCCCACGCGCTCGCCGCGGCCAATCCGCAGATTGACGTTGCTGAGCGCCCAGAATCCGGAGATCGCCTCGGGCGTGTCGCGGCGCAGGATCAGGTCGAGCGCCGCTCGCTTCAGCGAATATTGCTTGTCGTGGTAGCTGACGAATTTCAGCGAGACGTCCCGGAGCTCGACGACGGACTCGGCCGACTTCGACGCCCGGGCGTGCTCAGAGTCGGAAGACCATCTTGTCTTCGTTGCACTTGAATGCGGCATAGCCGATCCCCAGGCTCCCCGTCGCGATGGCGGCGGCAATCAGCAGCAGCGACCCCTGCGGCCACTGTCCGTCCGAGATGATCCCTTGAAACAGGCGGATGAACGGGAACGCGGGGTTGATCCAGAATTTCCAGGCCTGCCCCGCACCCATCGTCCGCTCGTCATAAATGATCGGCGTGGCGAAGTACCACGCCTGCAGCACCACGCTCACCAGGTGGCCGCAGTCGCGGTAGAACGTGTTCATCGTCGCGACGATCAATCCCAATCCCAGCGTGAAGGCCGCCCAGAGCAGGACCACCAAGGGAAGCATCAGCATCGGCAGGTGAAACTGCGCCCCCATCGGCTTCAGCATCAGGAACAGGGCGACCATCGACAGCACGAATGTCGTCAGGCTGATCAGCACACGCGTCAGCGGGAAAATCAGTTTGGGAAGGTAGATTTTGCGGATCAAGGATTCATTGACGATGATGCACAACGAGCACTCGGACAGGCTTGCCGACAGGAACATCCACGGGACCATCCCCGAGAAGAGATAGATCGCGTAGCTCCACATCGACTTTTCCGACATCATCTGGCCGAAGACCAGCGTCAGCGTCGTCATCATCAGGATCGGGTTGAGCAGGGTCCAGAAGAACCCCAGCACCGACCGCTGATAGCGGATCTTCAGGTCCTGCGACACCATGTTCTGCACGACCGGCCAGAACCGGGTCAGCTCACGGCGATCCTTGGCGATCGTCACGAGCCAGCGCAGGTGTCCCTTCGACGCCGGCGGCGAAGGGAAAAACTCGGTATGCGGAACGGTGGCGGCCGTGCGGCTGTTCATCGTTCGGGCTCGTCCCTGATATTCGCCGCGATTCCATTCGCGGGCGGGTCGTCATGACCCGGCCAACGGCGGCATCCTATGCCAGGTCCGCCGTGGGCGGAAGACCAAACGCGGGGGGCTTCGGCCACCCCGCCCAACGATGGTTTTCGGGCTCAGTCGCTCTCGGGGTGACGATCAAGCGAACGCACCGCGACCCGGCCAGCCATCCTGACCTTCTGGTCGGTCGAAAGCTTCTTGAGGTACGAGCCCTTCAACGCGGACAGCCAGCGGATCTCTCGACCGTCGTAGCTGATCTTCACGTGAGTCAACACAGGGGCGGGTGTGGCAAGCGCCCGACCGATTCCGGGGCCGACCTCGGCATTGGAGAAGATCGGGTTGTAGGCCAGGCCCATCGCCGCGGCGAAGGCGGCGTAGTCGATGTGAGCCAGCTCGGTGGCCGTCGTCCTGCGATAGACCGGCTCCTGGAGCATCTGCATGTAGTGGTATGCGCCGTCTTCCAGCACGAAGAACTTGACCGGCAGACCGGCCCGCGCGGCGGTCGACATCTCCATGCCCGACATCAAGAAACAGCCGTCGCCCGTCACGCAGACGACCCGGCTGCCGGGGCTGACCCGCTGCGCCGCGATCGACGCGGGGATTGCCCAGCCCATGCTCTGGTTGTTGGCGGGCGCGAAGTAACGGCGGGGGCCGGGAAGCTCGATCGCCTCGCTGGCCCAGTGCGTCGAGGCCGTCACGTCGACGAAGAATAGCTCGTCGGGCCCGAGCGCATCACGCAGGCTCGAAAGCAGATACATCGGGTCGACGCACGGGTCGATCTGCGGCTGGCGGTAGTTGCAGCGGTCGACCGTCCGCGCCGCTTTGATCTTCTGCCAGAGCGGCGGGCAAGCGGGCCTGGCAACCGAGGCCCCATCGGCCAGCAGCCGGTCCAGGAACAGGGGGGCATCGGCGTTCACCGCGACGTTCGCCGGGAAGTTCCGGTTCAGGTTGTGCGGGTTGGCGTCCACGTGGATGAGCGGCTTGATCGGCAGCGAGTAGTTGGCCGTCGAGACCTCGCTGAACCGCACGCCGACCGCCAGGACCAGATCAACATCCTTGAAGGCCGCCTCGGCCGCCGGCGTACCCTGCTTGCCGTAACCCCATCCCACGGCCAGCCGATGATGGTCGGCGATGACCCCCTTGCCGCTGACCGAGGTCGCCACGGGGGCCTGGAGAAGCTCCGCAACCGCATCCAACCTGGTCCCGGCGTTCACGCAACCCTGGCCGGCATAGATCCCGACCCGACGTCGCTTGTCGCCGAGCATCGCCAGGGCGCCGCGGTAGGCGGCTTCGTCGAAGCAGAGCGGGGCGGGGGGGGGCGGGGCGAAGTCGAAGTCCCACGACTGTGTGAGGAATGGGTAGGGGATCACGACCGCCGTCGGGCCCGGCTCGCCGGCCCTGGCCAGGCGGAATGCCTGAGAGATGGCTCCCGGGATCTCGGAGACGTGGTGGACCTCGAACACACCCTTGGTGATCGGCCGGAGCAGGGCGGTGTTGCTCAGCGAATGGACCTGGCCGACCGGCGCACCCGGTCGACGGTCGACATCGGTGACCAGCGCCACGATCGGCACGCTGTCGAGCAGGGCTTCGCCGATGCCCGTCATCGCGTTGGTCAGGCCGGGGCCGGGCACGACGCTGAAAACGCCGACCTCGCCGGTCACGCGGGCCGCGGAGTCGGCCATCACGCTCGACGAAGCCTCATTGGTCACGAGCAGATAGGGCAGGCCATAGGTCTTCATCGCGTCCCAGAACTCGTTCGTCTGGGCACCCGGGACGCCGAAGACGCAACGCACGCGCTCGCAGCAGAGCGCCGCAACCGAAGCCTGGGCCCCGTTCATCTTACCGCGGACGCAACCGTTCTGGACGGCCGCGTGGACATGATCGGCCTGCGCCGGCGTCGTCGAGGACGCGACCGCGGCCACGGCCCCGGCCGTGCCAATCACTCCCAGCATCTCGCGTCGATTCAGCGGCAGAGCTTCCACGGGCATCCCCTCCCTAGTTTGCCCCGGTCGACCGGCGACCGACGAATCCATCCGGCTTCCTATCGTCCTCGAGGCGTCGTCGACTGTCCCGGATGAATCGGGTATTGATCGACTCTCCCCGCCTTTCGCTCGTATCGCAGCGATTGCGGCGGTTGTGCGGCCAGGGCGAGTCGAGGACGAGCCCCCGTCGGCGGAATTGATCCCGTTCATCCGGCCACGGGTGGGTCGAGTCGATCGTATTTCCTCGGTCGGGTCAGGGGCTCCAGAGAGCACCTCCCGCCGACCGATCGTCGTCGGTCAACTGGATTTACGAGGCTTTCGGGTCCAAACCCTTGTCCATTTCGGGGCGGCAGGTCATGATAAGGGGCGAATTGACGACAATGTTGTACGCAGCGTGTAGGCCCGAACGAGCCGGGCCGAGGCGTAGCGTCGACCCTTTTTCGACTCGCCCCGCCGCCGGGAAGGATGATTCGGAATGCCCCCTGCCGCCCTGGTCGACCCCGAGACGATCGACACCTCGCGTGTCCTGGTCGACCTGGATGGACTCCGCAAGGCCAACACCCAGCGCTTCGAGATGGAGCAGCTCACCGCGATCGTCCGCATCGATGACGAGCAGAAGCTCATCATCGGCTACAAGGACGTCTCGCCGGACGAGTTCTGGGTCCGCGGCCACATGCCCGACTACCCATTGATGCCGGGTGTGCTGATGTGCGAGGCCGCCGCCCAGATTTGCAGCTACTACTGCGACCACATCAAGCTGGTTGAAGATGGCTTCGTTGGCTTCGGTGGGATGGAAGACGTCCGGTTCCGTGGCCAGGTCAGGCCCGGCGACCGCCTGGTGATCATCGCCAAGGCTCTCCGGCTCAACAGACGCCGGACCATCTTCGAGACCCAGGGGTTCGTCGGCACGAACATGGTCTACCACGGCCAGATCATCGGCGTGCTTCTCACGCCCGCTCCTGCGGATCAATCCTAGAGTGAACCCCCCATCTCAGATGCCAGGCGACCAGCGACCGGGTCGGACGATGCCTTTGCCCAAAAGCTCAGTCGACACGTCGCGGACCATCCTTGAACCGCCGGCACTCTCGGGCCACATGGATTGGGCCTCCCTCTTCGGCAATGAGAACCCCGTCGAACTCGAGGTTGGATCGGGGAAAGGGCTCTTCCTGGCGAACGCCGGGACCAGCCGCCCAGGTCATAACTTCTTCGGGGTCGAGATTGCCAAGAAGTACGCCTATGAGGCGGCCGTCCGGCTGGCCAAGGCCAAGCTCGACAATGCCAAATTGCTGGCCGGCGATGCTCGCCAGTTCATGGCCCTGCACGTCAGGCCGCAGAGTCTCCACGCCGTCCACATCTACTTCCCCGACCCTTGGTGGAAGGCCCGCCACAAGAAGCGCAGGGTCTTCTGCGAGGGGTTCGTCGTCGACACAGAGCGGCTGCTGATGCCCTTGGGGCACCTGCACGTCGCCACCGACGTCGAGGAATACTACGGCGTCATCCGCGAGTTGATGGACGCCCACCCTCGGTTCACCGAGCTGCCCAGGCCCGAGCCCAACACGCCCGAGCACGAGCTGGACTACCTGACCAACTTCGAACGCAAGTACCGCATCGAGGGCCGGCCCATTCACCGGGCCCTCTATCGATTCGAGGGATGAGCCCGACCATTGAAGGTCAGGTCGTCAGACGTTCGTAGGCCCGGGAGCCGCCGGCGCCATTGGTGTGGTACGACTCGAGCGAGTCGATCTCGTACAGCCTCTGGCCGATCTCCGTCGGATACGTCCCCGTGACGCACGCACGGCAGAGGCGGTCGGGGGCGAGGCCGATCGATCGGGCAATCGCCGAGACTGGCAAATACCGCAGGCTATCTGCGCCAAGTTCCTTGGCCATGGCCTGTTGCGCCTCTTCCGAGACGCTACCGTCGGGCATGTCGGCGTACTTGGGCGCGAACAGCTCGTCCCGCCTCGACATGTCGATGCCGTAGTAACACGGCGCGAGGATCGGCGGGCAGGCGATCCGTAGGTGGATCTCGCGGGCGCCGCCGCGGTCGCGGATCTCGTGGACCAGGGCCCGCATCGTCGTCGACCGGACGATGCTGTCCTCGACGAGCAAGACTCGCTTGCCCGCGAGCACCTCGGGCAGCGGGGTGTATTTCAGGCGTGCCTTGGCGGCGCGGTCGGCGGTCCCTTCGATGAAGGTCCGGCCGACATAGCGGTTACGCATCAGGCCCTCGACCGAGGGCAGGCCGAGCGAGTAGGCCAGCGAGTCGGCCGCGGCCTTGGCCGTGTCTGGAACGGGCACGACGATCGTGTCAGCGTCGAGCGGCACGTCTTCTAGGGCGGCCAGTTCCTTGCCAAGCGCGGCCCGACTCAGGTAGACCGAGCGGTCGTCCATCGTGCTGGCGACGTTGGCGAAGTAGATCCACTCGAAGAAGCAGTGGGCCTTCTTGGGAGACTCAGCGAACCGCTCGATCCGGACGCCATCGCGATTGGCGATGGCCAGCGTCCCAGGCTCGAGCGAGCGGATGCCCCGGAACCCCAGGTTGGCGAGCGGGACACTCTCGCTGGCGGCGGCGAAGAGCGGGCCATCCTCGGCGATGCAGAGCGGCCGGAACCCCATCGGATCGCGGGCCACGACCAGGTCGCCGACGGCCGAGAGCAGGACGATGTTGTAGGCGCCGTCGAACCGCTTCGCGAGCCTGGAGAAGACCGCCCGCCAGTCGATGTCCATCCCCTCGGACTGGATCTCGTGGCTGAGCGTGTGCTGGATGATCTCGGTGTCGGTGTCTCGCTTGAGGTGGTAGTCGCCCGCGTCGAGCAATTCCTGTTTCAGCTCGTGATAGTTGGAAAGCTGGCCATTGAAGGCGAACGCGAACCAGCGGGCCTTGCGCCCGTGCTCGCGTTCGAAGGGTTGCGCCAGACTCCGATCGTCCCCGCCGCAGGTTGCGTAACGGACGTGTCCGATCGCTGCGTGCCCTTCCAGGCCACTCATGATCTCTTCGAACTGGGCCTTGCGATTGAGGCAGAAGGCCTCGGCCACGGTGCCGAGTTCCTTGTACGTCTTGAGCAAGGCATCGCGGCCCACATGGTAACTCGTCATGCCCGCGGCCAGCTGGCCCCGGTTTTGCATGTCGAGCAGCATTCGTGGGATCAATCGCGAGGCGCTATGGATGTCGCCGACGATCGGCACGAGGGGGGACGCGGGGCGTCCTCCGGCGTGGTAAACGGCTGCGACACCGCATTCGTGGTTCAGTTCATCGCCCATATCGGGTCCGGCCCCATAGGACATGGACCCGGGCGAGGGCGCCGAGTCATCGAAACCAGGCGGGACGTCGACGACGACATCCCAGTTCCACTAGGCCACCGCGAGACTACGATTATAATGTCGGCCTGACCTACCGACAACCTTCACGACCGCGGTCGACGAGCGACCGGATCGACAAACCAGCCTGGTAGAAGCCTTTAGGGGGCCCGGCAATTGGCCGAGATCCCGAGGCTTTTTCCGGACACACGGGCGACACCGACGGATCGGCACCGCCCCGGAGAGATCCATACGATGACCAGGGACCTGGTCCGCCACGATGTCGCATATTCGTCTCACACATGGGTCGTGAAGGTCGGGACCAGCGTCCTGACCGGCACCGACGGGCGACTCGACCCCGCGCGCATCGCCCAGCTCTCCGACGAGATCTGTGCCGTCACCGCCACCGGCCGCAAGGTCGCGCTCGTCAGCTCGGGCGCCGTCGGTGCCGGCATGGGGCGCCTCGGGCTGCGCAAGCGGCCTGATAACCTTCCCCAACTCCAGGCCGCCGCCGCCGTCGGTCAGGCCGACCTCATCCGCGCCTACGATGAGAATTTCCGCCGGCACGGTCGACAGGCCGCACAGCTGCTGCTGACCCACGAAGATTTCGACAACCGCCCGCGCTACCTCAACATGAGGAACACGCTGACGGCCCTCTTCGAGTTCGGCGCCATCCCCGTCATTAATGAGAACGACACGATCAGCGTCGACGAGATCAAATTTGGCGACAATGACCGGCTCGCCGCCATGGTCACCAACCTGATCCAGGCCCCCTTGCTCGTCATCCTCAGCGTGGTCGATGGCCTCTGCAAGGTCGACCCCGGCTCCGGCGGCATCGGCGACGTGATCCCGCTCATCATGAATCTCGACGACATGACCCTCGGGTTCGCCGGCACCAGCACAAGTGCGCTCGGCACGGGCGGGATGCGTAGCAAGCTCCAGTCGGCCCGGCTCGTCACCAGGGCGGGGGGCTCCGTCATCATCGCGTCGGGCAAGAAAGACAAGCCCCTCACGCGCATCCTTAACGGAGAGCCAGCCGGGACGCTCTTTCTGGCGCAGGGACGCACCGAGGCCGCTCGAAAGCGCTGGATCGGCCTGACCGTGCGGCCCCGCGGGCACATCGTCGTCGATCCAGGCGCGCGCAAAGCCCTGGAGACGGGCACGAACAGCCTGCTCGCGATCGGCGTCGTCGATGTGGTCGGTGAGTTCGAGAAGGGCGACGTCGTGTCGATCCTCGACGTCGAGGGCCACGAGTTCGCCCGTGGCCTGACCAACTTCGCCACCGCCGACGCCATGGCTGTGCGCGGGCT
It encodes:
- a CDS encoding ABC transporter permease; amino-acid sequence: MNSRTAATVPHTEFFPSPPASKGHLRWLVTIAKDRRELTRFWPVVQNMVSQDLKIRYQRSVLGFFWTLLNPILMMTTLTLVFGQMMSEKSMWSYAIYLFSGMVPWMFLSASLSECSLCIIVNESLIRKIYLPKLIFPLTRVLISLTTFVLSMVALFLMLKPMGAQFHLPMLMLPLVVLLWAAFTLGLGLIVATMNTFYRDCGHLVSVVLQAWYFATPIIYDERTMGAGQAWKFWINPAFPFIRLFQGIISDGQWPQGSLLLIAAAIATGSLGIGYAAFKCNEDKMVFRL
- a CDS encoding amidophosphoribosyltransferase; the encoded protein is MLLDMQNRGQLAAGMTSYHVGRDALLKTYKELGTVAEAFCLNRKAQFEEIMSGLEGHAAIGHVRYATCGGDDRSLAQPFEREHGRKARWFAFAFNGQLSNYHELKQELLDAGDYHLKRDTDTEIIQHTLSHEIQSEGMDIDWRAVFSRLAKRFDGAYNIVLLSAVGDLVVARDPMGFRPLCIAEDGPLFAAASESVPLANLGFRGIRSLEPGTLAIANRDGVRIERFAESPKKAHCFFEWIYFANVASTMDDRSVYLSRAALGKELAALEDVPLDADTIVVPVPDTAKAAADSLAYSLGLPSVEGLMRNRYVGRTFIEGTADRAAKARLKYTPLPEVLAGKRVLLVEDSIVRSTTMRALVHEIRDRGGAREIHLRIACPPILAPCYYGIDMSRRDELFAPKYADMPDGSVSEEAQQAMAKELGADSLRYLPVSAIARSIGLAPDRLCRACVTGTYPTEIGQRLYEIDSLESYHTNGAGGSRAYERLTT
- the trmB gene encoding tRNA (guanosine(46)-N7)-methyltransferase TrmB; translated protein: MPLPKSSVDTSRTILEPPALSGHMDWASLFGNENPVELEVGSGKGLFLANAGTSRPGHNFFGVEIAKKYAYEAAVRLAKAKLDNAKLLAGDARQFMALHVRPQSLHAVHIYFPDPWWKARHKKRRVFCEGFVVDTERLLMPLGHLHVATDVEEYYGVIRELMDAHPRFTELPRPEPNTPEHELDYLTNFERKYRIEGRPIHRALYRFEG
- a CDS encoding 3-hydroxyacyl-ACP dehydratase FabZ family protein, which codes for MPPAALVDPETIDTSRVLVDLDGLRKANTQRFEMEQLTAIVRIDDEQKLIIGYKDVSPDEFWVRGHMPDYPLMPGVLMCEAAAQICSYYCDHIKLVEDGFVGFGGMEDVRFRGQVRPGDRLVIIAKALRLNRRRTIFETQGFVGTNMVYHGQIIGVLLTPAPADQS
- a CDS encoding ABC transporter ATP-binding protein — translated: MPHSSATKTRWSSDSEHARASKSAESVVELRDVSLKFVSYHDKQYSLKRAALDLILRRDTPEAISGFWALSNVNLRIGRGERVGIIGHNGAGKSTLLRLMARIYPPTSGQLNVSGSVAPLIEMGAGFNPELSGTENILLNGAMLGYSRKIMEQKVAGIIEFTGLEEFANLPLKYYSTGMYMRLAFAIATEIDPDILLIDESLGTGDATFAQKAKDRIAGLLDRSNVVVIVSHDLDTLKRLCVRGICMEKGRVMADGPIAEVIDYYKSHLPGA
- a CDS encoding thiamine pyrophosphate-binding protein; translated protein: MEALPLNRREMLGVIGTAGAVAAVASSTTPAQADHVHAAVQNGCVRGKMNGAQASVAALCCERVRCVFGVPGAQTNEFWDAMKTYGLPYLLVTNEASSSVMADSAARVTGEVGVFSVVPGPGLTNAMTGIGEALLDSVPIVALVTDVDRRPGAPVGQVHSLSNTALLRPITKGVFEVHHVSEIPGAISQAFRLARAGEPGPTAVVIPYPFLTQSWDFDFAPPPPAPLCFDEAAYRGALAMLGDKRRRVGIYAGQGCVNAGTRLDAVAELLQAPVATSVSGKGVIADHHRLAVGWGYGKQGTPAAEAAFKDVDLVLAVGVRFSEVSTANYSLPIKPLIHVDANPHNLNRNFPANVAVNADAPLFLDRLLADGASVARPACPPLWQKIKAARTVDRCNYRQPQIDPCVDPMYLLSSLRDALGPDELFFVDVTASTHWASEAIELPGPRRYFAPANNQSMGWAIPASIAAQRVSPGSRVVCVTGDGCFLMSGMEMSTAARAGLPVKFFVLEDGAYHYMQMLQEPVYRRTTATELAHIDYAAFAAAMGLAYNPIFSNAEVGPGIGRALATPAPVLTHVKISYDGREIRWLSALKGSYLKKLSTDQKVRMAGRVAVRSLDRHPESD
- the proB gene encoding glutamate 5-kinase → MTRDLVRHDVAYSSHTWVVKVGTSVLTGTDGRLDPARIAQLSDEICAVTATGRKVALVSSGAVGAGMGRLGLRKRPDNLPQLQAAAAVGQADLIRAYDENFRRHGRQAAQLLLTHEDFDNRPRYLNMRNTLTALFEFGAIPVINENDTISVDEIKFGDNDRLAAMVTNLIQAPLLVILSVVDGLCKVDPGSGGIGDVIPLIMNLDDMTLGFAGTSTSALGTGGMRSKLQSARLVTRAGGSVIIASGKKDKPLTRILNGEPAGTLFLAQGRTEAARKRWIGLTVRPRGHIVVDPGARKALETGTNSLLAIGVVDVVGEFEKGDVVSILDVEGHEFARGLTNFATADAMAVRGLHTKQARKALGAAGYDEVIHKDNLVIFH